One genomic segment of Drosophila melanogaster chromosome 3R includes these proteins:
- the CRMP gene encoding collapsin response mediator protein, isoform E, with product MSTSPKPVKKVPIHLQSAQNRVYIKNGEIVNHDKSFKADVYIEDGIIKFVGPSSEITIPGGVRTIDASGLMIIPGGIDPHTHMQLPFGGAVAVDDFYHGTKAAVAGGTTMIIDFVLPNKHESMIEAYDKWRSWADPKVCCDYGLHVGITWWSKSVSEEIGILCKELGVNSFKTFMAYKGLYQLNDSDLLDVFERIRHLNGVAMVHAENGDIIAKNTQRLLAEGINGPEGHELSRPEEVEAEAVHRACVLAHQADCPLYVVHVMSKSAGIELARARHRYRGRYIMGETLAAALGTDATCCQHLGFDAEAAHVLSPPLRPDKTTPEFLMKLLANDDLQLTGSDNCTFNKEHKALGKGDFTKIPNGVNGVEDRMSLVWEKGVHAGLLDPCRFVAVTSTNAAKIFNIYPQKGRIAVGSDADIVIWNPNATRTISKDTHHHACDFNIFEGMTVHGVCEFVLVRGRICAERGNVRVAEGFGRFIPTPVRPPFVYDIIEGKVQSQPEEQHEEKQNGSMAKRFAELDIQIPVQEPISAMLAGNLAMPAEGSLCSTPSVRGRVDGKRDLQESSFSISEELDRSGVRACIKVKNPPGGKSSGFW from the exons ATGTCGACCAGCCCGAAACCGGTTAAGAAGGTGCCGATTCACTTGCAGAGTGCCCAGAATCGCGTCTACATCAAGAATG GCGAGATCGTCAACCATGACAAGTCCTTCAAAGCGGACGTGTACATCGAAGATGGAATTATCAA GTTTGTGGGTCCCTCCTCGGAAATAACGATACCTGGCGGAGTGCGCACCATCGACGCCAGCGGACTGATGATCATTCCCGGAGGCATCGATCCCCACACCCACATGCAGTTGCCTTTCGGCGGAGCCGTGGCCGTCGACGATTTCTACCATGGAACCAAGGCCGCCGTGGCAGGTGGCACCACCATGATCA TCGACTTCGTTCTGCCCAACAAACATGAGTCGATGATCGAGGCCTACGACAAGTGGCGCAGCTGGGCCGATCCTAAG gtaTGCTGCGACTACGGATTGCATGTGGGCATCACCTGGTGGTCGAAGTCGGTGTCTGAGGAGATCGGCATTCTGTGCAAAGAGCTTGGAGTGAACTCCTTCAAAACATTCATGGCCTACAAAGGACTTTATCAG TTGAATGACTCAGACCTTCTGGATGTGTTCGAGCGTATCAGGCACCTAAATGGGGTTGCTATG GTCCACGCGGAGAATGGCGACATCATTGCAAAGAACACGCAGCGCCTTTTGGCCGAGGGCATCAATGGTCCGGAGGGTCACGAGCTGTCGCGGCCCGAGGAGGTCGAGGCCGAGGCGGTGCACCGCGCCTGCGTCCTGGCCCACCAG GCCGATTGTCCCCTGTACGTGGTCCACGTGATGAGCAAGTCGGCGGGCATTGAGCTGGCCAGGGCACGCCACCGCTACCGCGGGCGATACATAATGGGCGAGACCCTGGCCGCGGCCCTGGGCACGGATGCCACCTGTTGCCAGCACTTGGGCTTCGACGCCGAGGCTGCGCATGTGCTCAGCCCGCCCTTGCGGCCCGACAAGACGACCCCCGAGTTCTTGATGAAGCTGCTGGCGAA TGACGATTTGCAGCTGACTGGCAGCGACAATTGCACCTTCAACAAGGAGCACAAGGCGCTCGGAAAGGGTGACTTTACCAAGATTCCCAATGGCGTCAACGGAGTCGAGGATCGCATGTCGCTGGTCTGGGAGAAGGGCGTGCACGCTGGGCTTCTGGATCCCTGCCGCTTTGTGGCCGTGACCAGTACAAATGCAGCCAAGATATTCAACATCTACCCCCAGAAGGGACGCATTG CCGTCGGCTCGGATGCGGACATTGTGATCTGGAATCCGAATGCCACCCGTACCATTTCTAAGGATACCCACCACCATGCCTGTGACTTCAACATATTCGAGGGCATGACTGTGCACGGCGTCTGCGAATTCGTCCTGGTGCGCGGACGGATCTGCGCCGAGCGCGGGAATGTGCGGGTAGCGGAGGGCTTTGGACGTTTCATTCCCACACCAGTTCGTCCGCCGTTCGTATACGACATCATCGAGGGCAAGGTGCAGTCGCAGCCGGAGGAGCAGCACGAGGAGAAGCAGAACGGCAGCATGGCCAAGCGGTTCGCTGAGCTGGACATACAGATTCCGGTGCAGGAGCCCATCAGCGCCATGCTGGCTGGCAACCTAGCCATGCCGGCGGAGGGATCTCTGTGCAGCACGCCCTCGGTTCGTGGTCGCGTCGATGGAAAACGCGACTTGCAGGAGTCTTCCTTCTCCATAAGTG AGGAGCTCGACAGGTCTGGTGTTCGAGCGTGCATCAAAGTGAAGAACCCACCTGGCGGAAAGTCTTCTGGATTCTGGTAG
- the CRMP gene encoding collapsin response mediator protein, isoform B: MSTSPKPVKKVPIHLQSAQNRVYIKNGEIVNHDKSFKADVYIEDGIIKFVGPSSEITIPGGVRTIDASGLMIIPGGIDPHTHMQLPFGGAVAVDDFYHGTKAAVAGGTTMIIDFVLPNKHESMIEAYDKWRSWADPKVCCDYGLHVGITWWSKSVSEEIGILCKELGVNSFKTFMAYKGLYQLNDSDLLDVFERIRHLNGVAMVHAENGDIIAKNTQRLLAEGINGPEGHELSRPEEVEAEAVHRACVLAHQADCPLYVVHVMSKSAGIELARARHRYRGRYIMGETLAAALGTDATCCQHLGFDAEAAHVLSPPLRPDKTTPEFLMKLLAK, translated from the exons ATGTCGACCAGCCCGAAACCGGTTAAGAAGGTGCCGATTCACTTGCAGAGTGCCCAGAATCGCGTCTACATCAAGAATG GCGAGATCGTCAACCATGACAAGTCCTTCAAAGCGGACGTGTACATCGAAGATGGAATTATCAA GTTTGTGGGTCCCTCCTCGGAAATAACGATACCTGGCGGAGTGCGCACCATCGACGCCAGCGGACTGATGATCATTCCCGGAGGCATCGATCCCCACACCCACATGCAGTTGCCTTTCGGCGGAGCCGTGGCCGTCGACGATTTCTACCATGGAACCAAGGCCGCCGTGGCAGGTGGCACCACCATGATCA TCGACTTCGTTCTGCCCAACAAACATGAGTCGATGATCGAGGCCTACGACAAGTGGCGCAGCTGGGCCGATCCTAAG gtaTGCTGCGACTACGGATTGCATGTGGGCATCACCTGGTGGTCGAAGTCGGTGTCTGAGGAGATCGGCATTCTGTGCAAAGAGCTTGGAGTGAACTCCTTCAAAACATTCATGGCCTACAAAGGACTTTATCAG TTGAATGACTCAGACCTTCTGGATGTGTTCGAGCGTATCAGGCACCTAAATGGGGTTGCTATG GTCCACGCGGAGAATGGCGACATCATTGCAAAGAACACGCAGCGCCTTTTGGCCGAGGGCATCAATGGTCCGGAGGGTCACGAGCTGTCGCGGCCCGAGGAGGTCGAGGCCGAGGCGGTGCACCGCGCCTGCGTCCTGGCCCACCAG GCCGATTGTCCCCTGTACGTGGTCCACGTGATGAGCAAGTCGGCGGGCATTGAGCTGGCCAGGGCACGCCACCGCTACCGCGGGCGATACATAATGGGCGAGACCCTGGCCGCGGCCCTGGGCACGGATGCCACCTGTTGCCAGCACTTGGGCTTCGACGCCGAGGCTGCGCATGTGCTCAGCCCGCCCTTGCGGCCCGACAAGACGACCCCCGAGTTCTTGATGAAGCTGCTGGCGAA ATGA
- the CRMP gene encoding collapsin response mediator protein, isoform A, whose amino-acid sequence MSTSPKPVKKVPIHLQSAQNRVYIKNGEIVNHDKSFKADVYIEDGIIKFVGPSSEITIPGGVRTIDASGLMIIPGGIDPHTHMQLPFGGAVAVDDFYHGTKAAVAGGTTMIIDFVLPNKHESMIEAYDKWRSWADPKVCCDYGLHVGITWWSKSVSEEIGILCKELGVNSFKTFMAYKGLYQLNDSDLLDVFERIRHLNGVAMVHAENGDIIAKNTQRLLAEGINGPEGHELSRPEEVEAEAVHRACVLAHQMKTPLFVSGLTSKSSAELVGRARRSGYCVFGETLASSLGRSMSAVPKGDRIYAITSPPIRESAETPRQLMKSLAYDDLQLTGSDNCTFNKEHKALGKGDFTKIPNGVNGVEDRMSLVWEKGVHAGLLDPCRFVAVTSTNAAKIFNIYPQKGRIAVGSDADIVIWNPNATRTISKDTHHHACDFNIFEGMTVHGVCEFVLVRGRICAERGNVRVAEGFGRFIPTPVRPPFVYDIIEGKVQSQPEEQHEEKQNGSMAKRFAELDIQIPVQEPISAMLAGNLAMPAEGSLCSTPSVRGRVDGKRDLQESSFSISEELDRSGVRACIKVKNPPGGKSSGFW is encoded by the exons ATGTCGACCAGCCCGAAACCGGTTAAGAAGGTGCCGATTCACTTGCAGAGTGCCCAGAATCGCGTCTACATCAAGAATG GCGAGATCGTCAACCATGACAAGTCCTTCAAAGCGGACGTGTACATCGAAGATGGAATTATCAA GTTTGTGGGTCCCTCCTCGGAAATAACGATACCTGGCGGAGTGCGCACCATCGACGCCAGCGGACTGATGATCATTCCCGGAGGCATCGATCCCCACACCCACATGCAGTTGCCTTTCGGCGGAGCCGTGGCCGTCGACGATTTCTACCATGGAACCAAGGCCGCCGTGGCAGGTGGCACCACCATGATCA TCGACTTCGTTCTGCCCAACAAACATGAGTCGATGATCGAGGCCTACGACAAGTGGCGCAGCTGGGCCGATCCTAAG gtaTGCTGCGACTACGGATTGCATGTGGGCATCACCTGGTGGTCGAAGTCGGTGTCTGAGGAGATCGGCATTCTGTGCAAAGAGCTTGGAGTGAACTCCTTCAAAACATTCATGGCCTACAAAGGACTTTATCAG TTGAATGACTCAGACCTTCTGGATGTGTTCGAGCGTATCAGGCACCTAAATGGGGTTGCTATG GTCCACGCGGAGAATGGCGACATCATTGCAAAGAACACGCAGCGCCTTTTGGCCGAGGGCATCAATGGTCCGGAGGGTCACGAGCTGTCGCGGCCCGAGGAGGTCGAGGCCGAGGCGGTGCACCGCGCCTGCGTCCTGGCCCACCAG ATGAAGACGCCGCTCTTCGTGTCCGGCCTCACCAGCAAATCCTCCGCCGAGCTCGTGGGTCGCGCCCGTCGCAGTGGCTACTGCGTGTTCGGGGAGACGCTGGCCAGCTCACTGGGCCGCTCCATGAGCGCCGTGCCCAAGGGCGACCGCATCTACGCCATCACCAGTCCCCCGATCCGCGAATCCGCCGAGACACCCAGGCAGCTGATGAAGTCCCTGGCTTA TGACGATTTGCAGCTGACTGGCAGCGACAATTGCACCTTCAACAAGGAGCACAAGGCGCTCGGAAAGGGTGACTTTACCAAGATTCCCAATGGCGTCAACGGAGTCGAGGATCGCATGTCGCTGGTCTGGGAGAAGGGCGTGCACGCTGGGCTTCTGGATCCCTGCCGCTTTGTGGCCGTGACCAGTACAAATGCAGCCAAGATATTCAACATCTACCCCCAGAAGGGACGCATTG CCGTCGGCTCGGATGCGGACATTGTGATCTGGAATCCGAATGCCACCCGTACCATTTCTAAGGATACCCACCACCATGCCTGTGACTTCAACATATTCGAGGGCATGACTGTGCACGGCGTCTGCGAATTCGTCCTGGTGCGCGGACGGATCTGCGCCGAGCGCGGGAATGTGCGGGTAGCGGAGGGCTTTGGACGTTTCATTCCCACACCAGTTCGTCCGCCGTTCGTATACGACATCATCGAGGGCAAGGTGCAGTCGCAGCCGGAGGAGCAGCACGAGGAGAAGCAGAACGGCAGCATGGCCAAGCGGTTCGCTGAGCTGGACATACAGATTCCGGTGCAGGAGCCCATCAGCGCCATGCTGGCTGGCAACCTAGCCATGCCGGCGGAGGGATCTCTGTGCAGCACGCCCTCGGTTCGTGGTCGCGTCGATGGAAAACGCGACTTGCAGGAGTCTTCCTTCTCCATAAGTG AGGAGCTCGACAGGTCTGGTGTTCGAGCGTGCATCAAAGTGAAGAACCCACCTGGCGGAAAGTCTTCTGGATTCTGGTAG